A genomic region of Strigops habroptila isolate Jane chromosome 20, bStrHab1.2.pri, whole genome shotgun sequence contains the following coding sequences:
- the RPS15 gene encoding 40S ribosomal protein S15 → MLDSSLVRSACGCSSAVLAVLIGLPALGGLSPAGAPPAAPRSAGCGPFKGNEGGSEAGGCRGRDFSPFPPCRCSREIFRPQGGPFRGDPTKMAEVEQKKKRTFRKFTYRGVDLDQLLDMSYEQLMQLYSARQRRRLNRGLRRKQHSLLKRLRKAKKEAPPMEKPEVVKTHLRDMIILPEMVGSMVGVYNGKTFNQVEIKPEMIGHYLGEFSITYKPVKHGRPGIGATHSSRFIPLK, encoded by the exons ATGCTCGACTCCAGCCTGGTGCGGTCGGcgtgtggctgcagcagtgccgTGCTGGCGGTGTTGATCGGTTTGCCGGCGCTGGGCGGTTTATCCCCTGCTGGCGCCCCGCCTGCAGCACCTCGCTCTGCGGGCTGCGGCCCCTTTAAGGGCAATGAGGGCGGAAGCGAGGCCGGAGGCTGTCGGGGGCGGGACTTCTCGCCCTTTCCGCCCTGTCGCTGCTCTCGCGAGATCTTCCGGCCGCAGGGCGGTCCTTTCCGCGGAGACCCGACCAAGATG GCGGAGGTGGAGCAGAAGAAGAAGCGAACCTTCCGGAAATTCACCTACAGAGGGGTGGACCTGGACCAGCTCCTCGACATGTCCTA CGAGCAGCTGATGCAGCTGTACAGCGCCCGCCAGCGCCGGCGCCTCAACCGGGGGCTGCGCCGCAAGCAGCATTCCCTGCTGAAGCGCCTGCGTAAGGCCAAGAAGGAGGCACCACCCATGGAGAAGCCGGAGGTGGTGAAGACCCACTTGCGGGACATGATCATCCTCCCTGAGATGGTGGGCAGCATGGTTGGCGTGTACAATGGCAAGACCTTCAACCAGGTGGAGATCAAG CCCGAAATGATCGGTCACTACCTGGGGGAATTCTCCATCACGTACAAGCCTGTGAAGCATGGGCGCCCAGGCATTGGAGCCACCCACTCCTCCAGGTTCATTCCTCTGAAGTAA
- the APC2 gene encoding adenomatous polyposis coli protein 2, giving the protein MSGSIASYDQLVRQVEALKKENSHLRRELEDNSNHLSKLENETSDMKEVLKHLQGKLEQEARVMVSSGQTEVLDQLKALQMDITSLYNLKFPPEVSGTGRSAEDNPLPPAPQRDSSGDLGRATFRMLEELDRERCFLLGEIEKEEKEKVWYYTQLQSLATRLEELPHVETFSMQMDLIRQQLEFEAQHIRSLMEERFGTADEMVQRAQIRASRLEQIDKELMEAQDKVQQPEPQLCGKVPGMEGDGSLDPPTHPEEGGSSKVEVVFWLLSMLATRDKDDMSRTLLAMSSSQESCLAMRKSGCLPLLIQILHDSDGEPGPPESPVGTKDARMRANAALHNIVFSQPDEGQAKKEMRVLHVLEQIRSYSETCWDWLQMQSRDGGRGPEGGAVPVPIEPQICQATCAIMKLSFDEEYRRAMNELGGLQAVAELLQVDYEMHKMTNDPLNLALRRYAGMALTNLTFGDVVNKATLCSRRGCMEAIVAQLGSDSEELHQVVSSILRNLSWRADINSKKVLREVGSVTGLMRCALHAGKESTLKSVLSALWNLSAHSTENKAAICGVEGALGFLVSTLTYKCQSNSLAIIESGGGILRNVSSLIATREDYRQVLRDHNCLQTLLQHLRSHSLTIVSNACGTLWNLSARSPRDQELLWDLGAVSMLRNLIHSKHKMIAMGSAAALRNLLTNRPPKYKDTAVVSPGSCMPSLYMRKQKALEAELDAKHLAETFDTMEKQSLKSQSVKKPTRHVESLVKDYASDSGCFDDDEVPNISTGVETASASVLSMFLNSSFLQGQALPRALAQRRCPEPEKDGSSKPAEPKKLPLPEDDVSLAAEKLANKISSTVAKIDKLVEDISTMHTSSDDSFSLSSEDHCLEWQYGPEEGHEARAQSCSPCRLSDASGFTKREGLSRAHTLLRLKTAYTSLSNDSLNSGSTSDGYCTKEHMKPCTRASFLDYRDELQRYQKRPSRLDLKSILSSKPERVEPPTLKGRDLAEPDKPEQRDLPERAKKTVTFPSPKALEKEPEWKKEAGSKLSPDAQVRTIKLSPSYQHIPLLESLAKSGMATGTSHHPSLLGRKQAWLPPTLLQTAETLSKIPEKLPAHSPATVEQESVQKYSVEDTPICFSRCSSLSSLSSADNVLDGQSHSENELDSDSSLEILEMEEEDAEGEDGRQDKEKAVDTSLAMPMGISQPISIPFPKRDKVFLRESSPSHQEDLTPSSSSENYIQETPLVMSRCSSVSSLGSFESPSIASSIQSDPCSEMISGTISPSELPDSPGQTMPPSRSKTPLFELGCQPEKETSQFNIQWENNVKKFMEITDFKERFQLPQDLDSMVYFTVEKPNENFSCASSLSALPLHEHYVQKDVELKLMPTFPEKNSLNFVAHEKREERREERYLEGRRRADRAEPSSDDDIEILKECISSAMPSRFRKVKTSLLSGQVLHPQTKKPVHVPVYMLVPAHTHPGIPKHLRATARDLFKDDDSFTDSADGTPVNFSSAASLSDETLRYPAAEEAEPPPGPGTGHPVLPDGHREAGTIPARRAASGSSAPARLSSARKGKAGSSCGQGGDGKWGQHPAKGGPNLELEVGRTNGPPGRKDAPQEDGVAFQSLCHTTPTEEAVYCFYEQDPEEPPEAGKGVSSSRAQPGQAPRKEHCISSGPRREPEPRPSPRPVKMKPQNNLIADETPPCYSLSSSMSSLSDANLSDGEERGQPCGKAPWLRSAAAAGQAQGGSPSSPSLNSEDDLLQKCIGSAMPKHRRSSARRRMAERKQKPLGAGGRERKVEGRHCPTEDASSDRGSDLDSVEWQAIQEGANSIVTWLHQAAASLSREPSSESDSILSFMSGLSVGSTLQLSLGRQEKKRAGSVASRDAARREHSKSRPERKDAPGARPAGRGSARAERSPAPTKPVPNLPVVFRGRTVIYMPSLAKDTPSPRATPKKSPAVKPEAPPAKNLSLSQQRSRSLHRLGKPSETGDLALPKRSTTPPARIGKGPASSGSSRTSTPSQHAPKKLPSPSQLTKQSPPATGKAGSSSSPPGPPARAPASRPSAAKASKTQKSPVRIPFMQKPSRKVLPGRGAMPVLEEQVDGGKARGSRPAGPAGGRLNLVRMSSTRSSGSDSDRSGFLRQLTFIKESSSLLLRHRAELSPAQPRGASPQRSRDTLPAVFLCSSRCDELKAAKPAGSSPRPLVPRAQVSSKVSTGVKPPRRTSSESPSRLPVKTSIPAPEPFKRYSSSPNISVARRTGSPSSVLSARSEASARQRRQTEAAPGGQPAKPPVVVMKGTWRRIRDEDIPHILKSTLPSSALPLAGTGEEERPSTPSLRKTSDAVVQTEDFSTTKTNSSTSPTLETREGPPHTRATCDGEALVPPKATLPISFSHEASTGTFPASRHGSPSKAARVTPFNYVPSPMAVTAVADKGVEKIQA; this is encoded by the exons ATGTCCGGCTCCATCGCCTCGTACGACCAATTGGTGCGGCAAGTGGAGGCGCTGAAGAAGGAGAACAGCCACCTCCGGCGGGAGCTGGAGGACAACTCCAACCACCTCTCCAAGCTCGAGAATGAGACCTCAGACATGAAG GAGGTCCTGAAGCACCTCCAGGGcaagctggagcaggaggcGCGGGTCATGGTGTCCTCGGGACAAACGGAGGTCCTGGACCAGCTGAAAG CCCTGCAGATGGACATCACCAGCCTCTACAACCTCAAGTTCCCTCCGGAGGTGTCTGGAACCGGGCGCAGTGCCGAGGACAACCCGTTGCCACCTGCACCCCAGCGGGACAGCTCTGGGGACCTGGGCAGAGCCACCTTCCGGATGCTGGAGGAGCTCGACCGGGAGAG gTGCTTCTTGCTGGGTGAGAttgagaaggaggagaaggagaaggttTGGTACTACACCCAGCTTCAGAGCCTGGCCACACGCCTGGAGGAGCTGCCCCATGTGGAGACG ttCTCCATGCAGATGGATCTCATCCGGCAGCAGCTGGAGTTCGAGGCTCAGCACATCCGCTCGCTGATGGAAGAGCGCTTCGGGACAGCAGATGAGATGGTCCAGCGGGCACAG ATCCGGGCATCCCGGCTGGAACAGATCGACAAAGAGCTCATGGAGGCACAGGACAAGGTGCAGCAGCCGGAGCCACAG ctctgtgggaagGTGCCGGGCATGGAGGGGGATGGCAGCCTTGACCCCCCAACCCACCCCGAGGAGGGGGGCAGCAGTAAG GTGGAGGTGGTGTTCTGGCTCCTGTCCATGCTGGCCACGCGGGACAAGGACGACATGTCCCGCACGCTGCTGGCCATGTCCAGCTCACAGGAGAGCTGCCTGGCCATGCGCAAGTCAGGCTGCCTGCCCCTACTCATCCAGATCCTGCACGACTCGGACGGCGAGCCGGGGCCCCCCGAGAGCCCTGTCGGCACCAAGGATGCCCGCATGCGTGCCAATGCTGCCCTCCACAACATCGTCTTCTCCCAGCCTGACGAGGGCCAGGCCAAGAAGGAGATGCGAGTGCTGCACGTGCTAGAGCAGATCCGCTCCTACTCAGAGACCTGCTGGGACTGGCTGCAGatgcagagcagggatgggggcagAGGTCCTGAGGGTGGCGCAG TACCAGTGCCCATCGAGCCCCAGATCTGTCAAGCCACCTGCGCCATCATGAAGCTCTCCTTCGACGAGGAGTACCGGCGGGCCATGAACGAGCTGG GAGGGCTGCAGGcggtggctgagctgctgcaagtGGACTATGAGATGCACAAGATGACAAACGACCCGCTCAACCTGGCACTGCGGCGCTACGCGGGGATGGCCCTCACCAACCTCACCTTTGGCGACGTGGTCAACAAG GCAACACTGTGCTCCCGCCGGGGCTGCATGGAAGCCATCGTGGCTCAGCTGGGCTCTGACAGCGAGGAGCTGCATCAG GTGGTCTCCAGCATCCTGAGGAACCTCTCCTGGCGGGCTGACATCAACAGCAAGAAGGTGCTGCGGGAGGTGGGCAGCGTGACTGGGCTGATGCGGTGTGCGCTGCATGCAGGCAAG GAGTCTACTCTGAAGAGTGTCCTGAGTGCACTGTGGAACCTGTCGGCGCACAGCACGGAGAACAAAGCTGCCATCTGCGGGGTGGAGGGAGCCCTGGGCTTCCTGGTGAGCACCCTCACGTACAAGTGCCAGAGCAACTCACTGGCCATCATTGAGAGTGGTGGCGGCATCCTCAGGAACGTCTCCAGCCTCATCGCCACGCGGGAGGACTACAG GCAGGTGCTCCGGGACCACAACTGCCTACAGACGCTGCTGCAGCACCTGCGCTCGCACAGCCTCACCATCGTCAGCAATGCTTGTGGCACGCTCTGGAACCTGTCTGCCCGCAGCCCCCGCgaccaggagctgctctgggacTTGGGGGCAGTCAGCATGCTGCGCAACCTTATCCACTCCAAGCACAAGATGATTGCCATGGGCAGCGCAGCCGCTCTCCGCAACCTCCTCACCAACCGGCCCCCCAAATACAAGGACACTGCTGTGGTCTCACCAGGCTCCTGCATGCCCTCGCTCTACATGCGCAAGCAGAAGGCACTGGAGGCTGAGCTGGATGCCAAACACTTGGCTGAGACCTTTGACACCATGGAGAAGCAGAGCCTGAAAAGCCAGAGCGTGAAAAAGCCAACACGGCATGTGGAGAGCTTGGTGAAGGACTATGCCTCCGACTCCGGCTGCTTTGACGATGACGAGGTGCCCAACATCTCCACTGGTGTGGAGACAGCCAGTGCTTCTGTCCTTTCCATGTTcctcaattcctccttcctgcagggGCAGGCGCTGCCCCGGGCACTGGCACAGAGGCGATGCCCAGAGCCAGAGAAGGATGGCAGCAGCAAACCAGCCGAGCCCAAGAAGCTGCCACTGCCGGAGGATGACGTCTCACTGGCTGCTGAGAAGTTAGCCAACAAGATCTCCAGCACGGTGGCCAAGATCGACAAGCTGGTGGAGGACATCTCTACCATGCACACGTCCTCAGATGACAGCTTCAGCCTCAGCTCGGAGGACCACTGCTTGGAATGGCAGTATGGCCCCGAGGAGGGGCATGAGGCGCGCGCCCAGTCCTGCTCGCCGTGCCGCCTCTCGGATGCCAGCGGCTTCACCAAGCGGGAGGGCCTGAGCCGGGCACACACGCTGCTGCGGCTGAAGACCGCCTACACCAGCTTGTCCAACGACAGCCTCAACAGCGGCAGCACCAGCGATGGCTATTGCACCAAAGAGCACATGAAGCCCTGCACCAGGGCCTCCTTCCTTGACTACCGGGATGAGCTGCAGCGGTACCAGAAGCGGCCAAGCCGGCTTGACCTCAAGAGCATCCTGAGCAGCAAGCCAGAGCGGGTTGAACCCCCCACGCTCAAGGGCAGAGACCTGGCTGAGCCAGACAAGCCAGAGCAGCGAGACCTTCCTGAACGGGCCAAGAAGACGGTGACTTTCCCCAGCCCGAAGGCACTGGAGAAAGAGCCTGAGTGGAAGAAGGAGGCGGGCAGCAAGCTATCCCCTGACGCCCAGGTCCGCACCATCAAACTCTCCCCATCCTACCAGCACATCCCCCTGCTTGAGAGCCTGGCCAAGAGTGGCATGGCCACTGGCACCAGCCACCACCCTTCCCTCCTGGGCAGAAAGCAAGCCTGGCTTCCCCCCACGCTGCTGCAAACAGCCGAGACCTTGAGCAAGATCCCGGAGAAGCTGCCTGCCCACTCACCGGCCACAGTGGAGCAGGAGTCAGTGCAGAAGTACTCAGTGGAGGACACCCCAATCTGCTTCTCAAGGTGCAgctccctctcttccctctcctcgGCAGATAATGTGCTTGATGGGCAAAGCCACAGTGAGAACGAATTGGACAGTGACTCCTCCCTGGAGATCCTGGAGATGGAAGAAGAGGATGCAGAAGGAGAGGATGGGAggcaggacaaggagaaggcaGTAGATACGAGTCTAGCCATGCCGATGGGGATTTCCCAGCCCATCAGCATCCCCTTCCCAAAGCGTGACAAGGTCTTCCTGCGGGAGTCATCACCATCGCACCAGGAGGACCTCACACCCTCGAGCTCCTCAGAGAACTACATCCAGGAGACACCACTGGTGATGAGTCGCTGCAGCTCCGTCAGCTCCCTGGGCAGCTTCGAGAGCCCCTCCATCGCCAGCTCCATCCAGAGTGACCCTTGCAGTGAGATGATCAGTGGCACTATCAGTCCCAGTGAGCTGCCCGACAGCCCTGGGCAGACCATGCCACCCAGCCGCAGCAAGACGCCCCTCTTCGAGCTGGGCTGCCAACCAGAGAAGGAGACCAGTCAGTTCAACATCCAGTGGGAGAACAATGTCAAGAAGTTCATGGAGATCACCGATTTCAAGGAACGCTTCCAGCTGCCTCAGGACCTGGACTCCATGGTCTACTTCACAGTGGAGAAACCCAACGAGAACTTCTCCTGCGCCTCCAGCCTGAGCGCCCTGCCCCTGCACGAGCACTACGTgcagaaggatgtggagctcAAGCTGATGCCCACCTTCCCAGAGAAGAACAGCCTGAATTTTGTGGCTCATGAGAAGAGGGAGGAGCGGCGTGAGGAGCGGTACCTGGAGGGCCGGCGGCGAGCTGACCGTGCTGAGCCCTCCTCCGATGATGACATTGAGATCCTGAAGGAGTGCATCAGCTCCGCCATGCCCTCCCGCTTCCGCAAAGTGAAGACCTCCCTGCTCTCCGGCCAGGTCCTGCACCCCCAGACAAAGAAGCCAGTGCACGTCCCTGTCTACATGCTGGTGCCAGCCCACACGCATCCCGGCATCCCCAAACACCTGCGTGCCACTGCCCGTGACCTCTTCAAGGATGATGACTCCTTCACTGACTCAGCTGATGGGACCCCTGTCAACTTCTCCAGCGCTGCCTCGCTGAGCGATGAGACCTTGCGCTACCCGGCTGCCGAGGAGGCCGAGCCCCCCCCTGGCCCAGGCACAGGGCACCCGGTTCTGCCTGATGGGCACCGTGAGGCTGGGACCATCCCGGCCAGGAGAGCCGCCTCTGGCAGCTCGGCGCCTGCCCGGCTGAGCTCAGCCCGCAAGGGGAAAGCAGGGTCAAGCTGTGGCCAAGGCGGGGACGGGAAGTGGGGCCAGCACCCTGCAAAGGGTGGACCCAacctggagctggaggtgggGAGGACCAATGGTCCCCCTGGGAGGAAGGATGCTCCCCAGGAGGACGGGGTGGCCTTCCAGTCGCTGTGCCACACCACACCGACCGAGGAAGCTGTCTACTGTTTCTACGAGCAGGACCCAGAGGAGCCGCCTGAGGCAGGCAAGGGGGtgtccagcagcagagcccagcctggCCAAGCGCCCAGGAAGGAGCACTGCATCAGCTCCGGCCCCCGGAGGGAGCCTGAGCCCCGTCCCAGTCCCCGGCCAGTGAAGATGAAGCCACAGAACAACCTCATTGCTGATGAGACACCACCGTGCTATTCCCTCAGCTCCTCCATGAGCTCCCTGAGTGATGCCAACCTCTCCGACGGTGAGGAGCGGGGCCAGCCTTGTGGCAAAGCCCCTTGGTTGCggtcagctgcagcagcagggcaggctcAGGGGGGCTCCCCCAGTTCCCCCAGCCTCAACTCAGAGGATGATTTGCTGCAGAAGTGCATCGGCTCAGCCATGCCCAAGCACCGGCGATCCTCAGCTCGCCGGAGGATGGCAGAGCGCAAGCAGAAGCCACTGGGTGCCGGTGGGAGGGAGCGGAAAGTGGAAGGGAGGCATTGCCCCACTGAGGATGCCAGCTCCGACCGGGGCTCAGACCTGGACAGTGTGGAGTGGCAAGCCATCCAGGAGGGTGCCAACTCCATAGTCACCTGGCTGCAccaggctgctgcctccctctcGCGGGAGCCTTCCTCCGAGTCTGATTCCATCCTCTCCTTCATGTCGGGGCTCTCAGTTGGGTCCACCCTGCAGCTCTCCTTgggcaggcaggagaagaaGCGGGCTGGCAGCGTGGCCAGCAGGGATGCAGCgaggagggagcacagcaaGAGCCGCCCAGAGAGGAAGGATGCGCCGGGTGCCCGTCCTGCTGGCCGTGGAAGTGCCAGAGCAGAGCGGAGCCCAGCTCCCACCAAGCCAGTACCCAACCTGCCTGTGGTCTTCCGTGGCAGGACCGTCATCTACATGCCCAGCCTGGCCAAGGACACCCCCAGCCCGCGGGCCACCCCAAAGAAGAGCCCTGCAGTGAAGCCCGAGGCACCGCCAGCCAAGAACCTCTCCCTGAGCCAGCAGCGCTCTCGGAGTCTGCACCGGCTGGGCAAGCCCTCCGAAACCGGGGACCTGGCGCTGCCCAAGAGGAGCACAACGCCACCTGCCCGCATTGGCAAGGGCCCCGCTTCCTCGGGCTCCTCTCGCACCTCCACCCCATCCCAGCATGCCCCCAAGAAGCTGCCGTCTCCCTCTCAGCTCACCAAGCAGAGTCCTCCAGCCACGGGCAAGGCGGGCAGCTCATCCTCCCCACCAGGCCCTCCGGCCAGAGCCCCGGCCTCCAGGCCCTCGGCTGCCAAGGCGTCTAAGACACAGAAATCACCCGTCCGCATCCCCTTCATGCAGAAGCCCAGCAGGAAGGTGCTGCCGGGCCGGGGGGCCATGCcggtgctggaggagcaggtTGACGGTGGAAAGGCGCGGGGCAGCAGGCCAGCGGGGCCGGCGGGTGGCCGGCTCAACCTGGTGCGGATGTCGTCCACCCGTTCCAGCGGGAGCGACTCGGACCGCTCCGGCTTCCTGCGCCAGCTCACCTTCATCAAGGAATCGTCCAGCCTGCTGCTGCGGCACCGCGCCGAGCTCTCCCCAGCGCAGCCTCGCGGTGCCTCCCCGCAGCGCAGCCGGGACACGCTCCCGGCCgtcttcctctgctcctcccGCTGTGACGAGCTCAAGGCAGCCAAGCCGGCGGGCTCCAGCCCACGGCCCCTCGTCCCCAGGGCCCAAGTCAGCAGCAAAGTCTCCACCGGGGTAAAGCCGCCACGGAGGACCAGCTCCGAGAGCCCATCCCGGCTACCGGTGAAGACCAGCATCCCTGCGCCCGAGCCCTTTAAGAGGTACTCATCCTCGCCCAACATCAGCGTGGCGCGGAGGACGGGCAGCCCTTCCTCTGTCCTCTCCGCCCGTTCTGAGGCTTCAgcgcggcagcggcggcagACTGAGGCAGCACCTGGTGGGCAGCCGGCGAAGCCACCGGTGGTGGTGATGAAGGGCACGTGGAGGAGGATTAGGGATGAGGACATCCCTCACATTCTCAAGAGCACGCTGCCGTCCTCAGCCCTGCCTCTGGCGGGCACTGGCGAGGAGGAGCGCCCCAGCACTCCTAGCCTCAGGAAGACCAGTGATGCCGTGGTGCAGACTGAGGACTTCTCTACCACCAAGACCAACTCCAGCACCTCTCCCACCCTGGAGACCCGTGAGGGGCCCCCGCACACTCGTGCCACCTGCGATGGCGAAGCTCTGGTCCCACCCAAGGCCACGCTGCCCATCTCCTTCAGCCACGAGGCATCCACTGGTACTTTCCCCGCCAGCCGACACGGCTCCCCAAGCAAAGCTGCCCGCGTCACCCCCTTCAACTAcgtccccagccccatggcgGTGACAGCGGTGGCCGACAAGGGGGTGGAGAAAATCCAGGCTTGA
- the C20H19orf25 gene encoding UPF0449 protein C19orf25 homolog: MSSKAKRVLPTRPEPPSVEQILADVRGTHPADPVFLLPAEPQREHGLSPGPAAEERERLYRQSRSYVEMNQWLQESRERLQEQRQELRRAGAALERGIAEMRQKAF; encoded by the exons ATGAGCTCTAAGGCCAAACGGGTGCTGCCCACCCGGCCCGAGCCCCCCAGCGTGGAGCAGATCCTGGCCGACGTACGGGGCACCCACCCGGCCGACCCcgtcttcctcctccctgcGGAGCCTCAGCGGGAGCACGGCCTGTCCCCAG GCCCCGCTGCGGAGGAGAGGGAGCGGCTGTACCGGCAGAGCCGCTCCTACGTGGAGATGAACCAGTGGCTGCAGGAGTCCCGGGAGCGCCTGCAGGAGCAGCGCCAGGAGCtgcggcgggcgggcgcggcgcTGGAGCGCGGCATTGCCGAAATGAGGCAGAAAGCTTtctga
- the REEP6 gene encoding receptor expression-enhancing protein 6 isoform X2, translating into MGTVPQRLQRLLEHPGPLGDLLGRLEARTGVRRLYLATGSVTFLGLYLVFGYGASLLCNLIGFAYPAYVSIKAIESSSKEDDTTWLTYWVVYGIFSVAEFFSDIFLYWFPFYYAGKCLFLLWCMAPVSWNGSQVLYQNIIRPWFLRHHRTVDSVLGNLSAKALDTASSVTRQASGAAVTPARKAEKRQ; encoded by the exons ATGGGCACGGTGCCGCAGCGCCTGCAGCGCCTCCTCGAACACCCCGGGCCGCTCGGTGACCTGCTGGGTCGTCTGGAGGCCCGCACCGGCGTCCGGCGGCTCTACCTGGCCACAG GCTCTGTGACCTTCCTGGGGCTGTACCTTGTGTTTGGCTACGGTGCTTCGCTGCTCTGCAACCTCATTGGCTTCGCCTACCCTGCATACGTCTC CATCAAAGCCATCGAGAGCTCCAGCAAGGAGGATGACACCACGTGGCTGACGTACTGGGTGGTGTATGGCATCTTCAGCGTAGCCGAGTTCTTCTCTGACATCTTCCTCTACTGGTTCCCCTTCTACTACGCTGGGAAG TGCCTGTTTCTGCTGTGGTGCATGGCGCCCGTGTCCTGGAACGGGTCGCAGGTGCTCTACCAAAACATCATCCGGCCCTGGTTCCTCAGGCATCACCGGACTGTGGACAGTGTGCTGGGCAACCTCAGCGCCAAAGCCCTGGACACAGCTTCCAGTGTCACCAGACAAG CCTCCGGAGCAGCCGTGACCCCGGCGCGGAAAGCGGAGAAGAGACAGTGA
- the REEP6 gene encoding receptor expression-enhancing protein 6 isoform X1, which yields MGTVPQRLQRLLEHPGPLGDLLGRLEARTGVRRLYLATGSVTFLGLYLVFGYGASLLCNLIGFAYPAYVSIKAIESSSKEDDTTWLTYWVVYGIFSVAEFFSDIFLYWFPFYYAGKCLFLLWCMAPVSWNGSQVLYQNIIRPWFLRHHRTVDSVLGNLSAKALDTASSVTRQVLQTLISSRARLTAEVAPQLSLSPPEQP from the exons ATGGGCACGGTGCCGCAGCGCCTGCAGCGCCTCCTCGAACACCCCGGGCCGCTCGGTGACCTGCTGGGTCGTCTGGAGGCCCGCACCGGCGTCCGGCGGCTCTACCTGGCCACAG GCTCTGTGACCTTCCTGGGGCTGTACCTTGTGTTTGGCTACGGTGCTTCGCTGCTCTGCAACCTCATTGGCTTCGCCTACCCTGCATACGTCTC CATCAAAGCCATCGAGAGCTCCAGCAAGGAGGATGACACCACGTGGCTGACGTACTGGGTGGTGTATGGCATCTTCAGCGTAGCCGAGTTCTTCTCTGACATCTTCCTCTACTGGTTCCCCTTCTACTACGCTGGGAAG TGCCTGTTTCTGCTGTGGTGCATGGCGCCCGTGTCCTGGAACGGGTCGCAGGTGCTCTACCAAAACATCATCCGGCCCTGGTTCCTCAGGCATCACCGGACTGTGGACAGTGTGCTGGGCAACCTCAGCGCCAAAGCCCTGGACACAGCTTCCAGTGTCACCAGACAAG TCCTGCAGACTCTGATCAGCAGCAGAGCCCGGCTGACAGCCGAGGTGGCGCCACAGCTCAGCTTGTCT CCTCCGGAGCAGCCGTGA